The Flavobacterium commune genome contains a region encoding:
- a CDS encoding response regulator transcription factor: protein MENINKKILLVEDDLNFGAVLKDYLMLNDFDVTLAKNGMEGFEKFKKDSYDLCILDVMMPYKDGYTLAKEIREKNAEVPIIFLTAKSMKEDVLKGYKAGADDYLNKPFDSEVLLMKIKAIIQRKASDVKAEQVPFEFTIGKFHLNSKLRFLSYAGEEPVKLSPKENELLKMLILHENDLMPRELALTKIWRDDNYFTSRSMDVYIAKLRKYLKLDEDVEILNIHGEGFRLVIKNKA, encoded by the coding sequence ATGGAAAATATAAATAAAAAAATTCTCTTAGTAGAAGACGACTTAAATTTTGGAGCTGTTCTAAAAGATTATTTAATGTTAAATGATTTTGACGTTACTTTAGCAAAGAACGGAATGGAAGGTTTTGAGAAATTTAAAAAAGATTCTTACGATTTATGTATTTTAGACGTAATGATGCCTTATAAAGATGGCTATACATTGGCTAAAGAAATAAGAGAAAAAAATGCCGAAGTGCCTATTATCTTCCTTACGGCAAAATCAATGAAAGAAGATGTTTTGAAAGGTTATAAAGCAGGGGCTGATGATTATTTGAATAAGCCTTTTGATTCAGAAGTATTGTTGATGAAAATTAAAGCTATCATTCAAAGAAAGGCTTCTGATGTTAAGGCAGAACAAGTTCCTTTTGAGTTTACAATAGGTAAATTTCATTTGAACTCAAAATTGAGATTCTTAAGCTATGCCGGAGAAGAACCGGTGAAATTGTCTCCAAAAGAGAACGAATTATTAAAAATGCTTATTCTCCATGAAAATGACTTGATGCCAAGAGAGTTGGCTTTAACTAAAATATGGAGAGATGACAACTATTTTACTTCAAGAAGTATGGATGTTTATATTGCTAAATTGAGAAAATATCTGAAACTTGACGAAGATGTAGAGATTTTAAATATTCACGGAGAAGGTTTCCGATTGGTAATTAAAAATAAAGCCTAA